In Oncorhynchus keta strain PuntledgeMale-10-30-2019 chromosome 19, Oket_V2, whole genome shotgun sequence, a single genomic region encodes these proteins:
- the LOC118377052 gene encoding uncharacterized protein LOC118377052 isoform X25 gives MAFGINLWIVLLCSIFSEHLRSACAPHDAQRLRGYMYSGSSQVEDEQKQPGDGYPQDPIKPTFSTSRSVQSDATRRETGPNTHNQELSRRGSASSSIQPAPRMLGLSGSIASSISVSHNKRHTRASITSGQSVTSPSAVKMVSSWEAKGIQPKTVPLQPRSSNSGSVQNFLGSHLFKATPQNSVAQSGIYQSAREMASTPYLQAPSRGSSGTSFRPGPLHFGSTEDGSATNGYKPSFSQYVKPYQSRYASASSGSTSSQYAQSIDVASKSSSIPILSLGSSSSLFTPSSTPSKNSYGTYKPGSTLGATPRQSMFTFNQGGSASIYSQNVFAANQKPGSTTLADSNHRQVSGQVGDYQPSYVASSGPIPILYSSNQGGSASIYSQNVLAANQKPGSTTPADSNHRQVSGQVGDYQPSYVASSGPISILYSSNQGGSASIYSQNVLAANQKPGSTTPADSNHRQVSGQVGDYQPSYVASSGPISILYSSNQGGSASIYSQNVLAANQKPGSTTPADSNHRQVSGQVGDYQPSYVASSGPIPILYSSNQGGSASIYSQNVLAANQKPGSTTPADSNHRQVSGQVGDYQPTYVASSGPIPILYSSNQGGSASIYSQNVLAANQKPGSTTPADSNHRQVSGQVGDYQPSYVASSGPIPILYSSNQGGSASIYSQNVLAANQKPGSTTPADSNHRQVSGQVGDYQPSYVASSGPIPILYSSNQGGSASIYSQNVLAANQKPGSTTPADSNHRQVSGQVGDYQPSYVASSGPISILYSSDMSAWSSRTF, from the exons ATGGCTTTTGGAATTAATTTGTG GATCGTGTTGCTTTGCTCCATATTCTCAGAACATTTAAGATCTGCTTGTGCTCCACATG ATGCCCAGAGATTAAGAGGCTACATGTATTCTGGCTCTTCCCAAGTGGAAGATGAACAGAAACAACCAGGTGACGGCTATCCTCAGGATCCAATCAAACCAACTTTTAGTACTTCAAGATCTGTCCAGAGTGATGCTACTCGTAGAGAGACTGGCCCCAACACCCATAACCAGGAACTATCCCGCAGAGGCTCAGCTTCAAGCTCTATCCAGCCTGCCCCAAGAATGTTAGGCCTCTCTGGCTCTATAGCCAGTAGTATCTCTGTCAGCCACAACAAGCGTCACACCCGTGCCAGTATAACCTCAGGCCAAAGTGTCACCAGCCCTAGTGCAGTGAAGATGGTTTCAAGTTGGGAAGCAAAGGGAATCCAGCCCAAAACTGTCCCATTACAGCCTCGTTCAAGCAACTCTGGATCTGTTCAGAATTTCCTGGGAAGCCATTTATTCAAAGCAACCCCCCAGAATTCTGTGGCACAAAGTGGAATCTACCAGTCCGCAAGGGAAATGGCTTCCACCCCTTACCTTCAAGCTCCCTCACGTGGTTCTTCAGGAACTTCATTTAGACCAGGTCCTCTGCATTTTGGGTCTACTGAAG ATGGGAGTGCAACAAATGGGTACAAGCCCAGCTTCTCTCAATATGTCAAGCCATACCAGAGTAGATATGCCTCCGCCAGTAGTGGTTCAACTTCTAGTCAATATGCCCAGAGTATAGATGTTGCCTCCAAAAGCAGCAGTATCCCTATACTTAGCCTGGGGTCTAGCTCCAGTCTCTTTACCCCGAGTTCTACGCCTAGTAAAAACTCTTATGGAACCTACAAGCCTGGCTCTACCCTTGGTGCAACACCACGCCAGAGCATGTTTACCTTTAACCAGGGTGGCAGTGCTTCAATCTACAGCCAGAATGTCTTTGCCGCCAACCAGAAGCCAGGTAGCACTACACTTGCCGACAGCAACCACAGACAAGTCTCTGGTCAGGTGGGGGACTACCAGCCTAGTTATGTTGCCAGTAGTGGGCCAATCCCCATCCTCTACAGTTCTAACCAGGGTGGCAGTGCTTCAATCTACAGCCAGAATGTCCTTGCCGCCAACCAGAAGCCAGGTAGCACTACACCTGCCGACAGCAACCACAGACAAGTCTCTGGTCAGGTGGGGGACTACCAGCCTAGTTATGTTGCCAGTAGTGGGCCAATCTCCATCCTCTACAGTTCTAACCAGGGTGGCAGTGCTTCAATCTACAGCCAGAATGTCCTTGCCGCCAACCAGAAGCCAGGTAGCACTACACCTGCCGACAGCAACCACAGACAAGTCTCTGGTCAG GTGGGGGACTACCAGCCTAGTTATGTTGCCAGTAGTGGGCCAATCTCCATCCTCTACAGTTCTAACCAGGGTGGCAGTGCTTCAATCTACAGCCAGAATGTCCTTGCCGCCAACCAGAAGCCAGGTAGCACTACACCTGCCGACAGCAACCACAGACAAGTCTCTGGTCAGGTGGGGGACTACCAGCCTAGTTATGTTGCCAGTAGTGGGCCAATCCCCATCCTCTACAGTTCTAACCAGGGTGGCAGTGCTTCAATCTACAGCCAGAATGTCCTTGCCGCCAACCAGAAGCCAGGTAGCACTACACCTGCCGACAGCAACCACAGACAAGTCTCTGGTCAG GTGGGGGACTACCAGCCTACTTATGTTGCCAGTAGTGGGCCAATCCCCATCCTCTACAGTTCTAACCAGGGTGGCAGTGCTTCAATCTACAGCCAGAATGTCCTTGCCGCCAACCAGAAGCCAGGTAGCACTACACCTGCCGACAGCAACCACAGACAAGTCTCTGGTCAGGTGGGGGACTACCAGCCTAGTTATGTTGCCAGTAGTGGGCCAATCCCCATCCTCTACAGTTCTAACCAGGGTGGCAGTGCTTCAATCTACAGCCAGAATGTCCTTGCCGCCAACCAGAAGCCAGGTAGCACTACACCTGCCGACAGCAACCACAGACAAGTCTCTGGTCAG GTGGGGGACTACCAGCCTAGTTATGTTGCCAGTAGTGGGCCAATCCCCATCCTCTACAGTTCTAACCAGGGTGGCAGTGCTTCAATCTACAGCCAGAATGTCCTTGCCGCCAACCAGAAGCCAGGTAGCACTACACCTGCCGACAGCAACCACAGACAAGTCTCTGGTCAG GTGGGGGACTACCAGCCTAGTTATGTTGCCAGTAGTGGGCCAATCTCCATCCTCTACAGTTCTGACATGTCTGCTTGGTCCAGCAGGACTTTTTGA
- the LOC118377052 gene encoding uncharacterized protein LOC118377052 isoform X27: protein MAFGINLWIVLLCSIFSEHLRSACAPHDAQRLRGYMYSGSSQVEDEQKQPGDGYPQDPIKPTFSTSRSVQSDATRRETGPNTHNQELSRRGSASSSIQPAPRMLGLSGSIASSISVSHNKRHTRASITSGQSVTSPSAVKMVSSWEAKGIQPKTVPLQPRSSNSGSVQNFLGSHLFKATPQNSVAQSGIYQSAREMASTPYLQAPSRGSSGTSFRPGPLHFGSTEDGSATNGYKPSFSQYVKPYQSRYASASSGSTSSQYAQSIDVASKSSSIPILSLGSSSSLFTPSSTPSKNSYGTYKPGSTLGATPRQSMFTFNQGGSASIYSQNVFAANQKPGSTTLADSNHRQVSGQVGDYQPSYVASSGPIPILYSSNQGGSASIYSQNVLAANQKPGSTTPADSNHRQVSGQVGDYQPSYVASSGPISILYSSNQGGSASIYSQNVLAANQKPGSTTPADSNHRQVSGQVGDYQPSYVASSGPISILYSSNQGGSASIYSQNVLAANQKPGSTTPADSNHRQVSGQVGDYQPSYVASSGPIPILYSSNQGGSASIYSQNVLAANQKPGSTTPADSNHRQVSGQVGDYQPTYVASSGPIPILYSSNQGGSASIYSQNVLAANQKPGSTTPADSNHRQVSGQVGDYQPSYVASSGPIPILYSSNQGGSASIYSQNVLAANQKPGSTTPADSNHRQVSGQVGDYQPSYVASSGPISILYSSDMSAWSSRTF, encoded by the exons ATGGCTTTTGGAATTAATTTGTG GATCGTGTTGCTTTGCTCCATATTCTCAGAACATTTAAGATCTGCTTGTGCTCCACATG ATGCCCAGAGATTAAGAGGCTACATGTATTCTGGCTCTTCCCAAGTGGAAGATGAACAGAAACAACCAGGTGACGGCTATCCTCAGGATCCAATCAAACCAACTTTTAGTACTTCAAGATCTGTCCAGAGTGATGCTACTCGTAGAGAGACTGGCCCCAACACCCATAACCAGGAACTATCCCGCAGAGGCTCAGCTTCAAGCTCTATCCAGCCTGCCCCAAGAATGTTAGGCCTCTCTGGCTCTATAGCCAGTAGTATCTCTGTCAGCCACAACAAGCGTCACACCCGTGCCAGTATAACCTCAGGCCAAAGTGTCACCAGCCCTAGTGCAGTGAAGATGGTTTCAAGTTGGGAAGCAAAGGGAATCCAGCCCAAAACTGTCCCATTACAGCCTCGTTCAAGCAACTCTGGATCTGTTCAGAATTTCCTGGGAAGCCATTTATTCAAAGCAACCCCCCAGAATTCTGTGGCACAAAGTGGAATCTACCAGTCCGCAAGGGAAATGGCTTCCACCCCTTACCTTCAAGCTCCCTCACGTGGTTCTTCAGGAACTTCATTTAGACCAGGTCCTCTGCATTTTGGGTCTACTGAAG ATGGGAGTGCAACAAATGGGTACAAGCCCAGCTTCTCTCAATATGTCAAGCCATACCAGAGTAGATATGCCTCCGCCAGTAGTGGTTCAACTTCTAGTCAATATGCCCAGAGTATAGATGTTGCCTCCAAAAGCAGCAGTATCCCTATACTTAGCCTGGGGTCTAGCTCCAGTCTCTTTACCCCGAGTTCTACGCCTAGTAAAAACTCTTATGGAACCTACAAGCCTGGCTCTACCCTTGGTGCAACACCACGCCAGAGCATGTTTACCTTTAACCAGGGTGGCAGTGCTTCAATCTACAGCCAGAATGTCTTTGCCGCCAACCAGAAGCCAGGTAGCACTACACTTGCCGACAGCAACCACAGACAAGTCTCTGGTCAGGTGGGGGACTACCAGCCTAGTTATGTTGCCAGTAGTGGGCCAATCCCCATCCTCTACAGTTCTAACCAGGGTGGCAGTGCTTCAATCTACAGCCAGAATGTCCTTGCCGCCAACCAGAAGCCAGGTAGCACTACACCTGCCGACAGCAACCACAGACAAGTCTCTGGTCAGGTGGGGGACTACCAGCCTAGTTATGTTGCCAGTAGTGGGCCAATCTCCATCCTCTACAGTTCTAACCAGGGTGGCAGTGCTTCAATCTACAGCCAGAATGTCCTTGCCGCCAACCAGAAGCCAGGTAGCACTACACCTGCCGACAGCAACCACAGACAAGTCTCTGGTCAG GTGGGGGACTACCAGCCTAGTTATGTTGCCAGTAGTGGGCCAATCTCCATCCTCTACAGTTCTAACCAGGGTGGCAGTGCTTCAATCTACAGCCAGAATGTCCTTGCCGCCAACCAGAAGCCAGGTAGCACTACACCTGCCGACAGCAACCACAGACAAGTCTCTGGTCAGGTGGGGGACTACCAGCCTAGTTATGTTGCCAGTAGTGGGCCAATCCCCATCCTCTACAGTTCTAACCAGGGTGGCAGTGCTTCAATCTACAGCCAGAATGTCCTTGCCGCCAACCAGAAGCCAGGTAGCACTACACCTGCCGACAGCAACCACAGACAAGTCTCTGGTCAG GTGGGGGACTACCAGCCTACTTATGTTGCCAGTAGTGGGCCAATCCCCATCCTCTACAGTTCTAACCAGGGTGGCAGTGCTTCAATCTACAGCCAGAATGTCCTTGCCGCCAACCAGAAGCCAGGTAGCACTACACCTGCCGACAGCAACCACAGACAAGTCTCTGGTCAGGTGGGGGACTACCAGCCTAGTTATGTTGCCAGTAGTGGGCCAATCCCCATCCTCTACAGTTCTAACCAGGGTGGCAGTGCTTCAATCTACAGCCAGAATGTCCTTGCCGCCAACCAGAAGCCAGGTAGCACTACACCTGCCGACAGCAACCACAGACAAGTCTCTGGTCAG GTGGGGGACTACCAGCCTAGTTATGTTGCCAGTAGTGGGCCAATCTCCATCCTCTACAGTTCTGACATGTCTGCTTGGTCCAGCAGGACTTTTTGA
- the LOC118377052 gene encoding uncharacterized protein LOC118377052 isoform X26: MAFGINLWIVLLCSIFSEHLRSACAPHDAQRLRGYMYSGSSQVEDEQKQPGDGYPQDPIKPTFSTSRSVQSDATRRETGPNTHNQELSRRGSASSSIQPAPRMLGLSGSIASSISVSHNKRHTRASITSGQSVTSPSAVKMVSSWEAKGIQPKTVPLQPRSSNSGSVQNFLGSHLFKATPQNSVAQSGIYQSAREMASTPYLQAPSRGSSGTSFRPGPLHFGSTEDGSATNGYKPSFSQYVKPYQSRYASASSGSTSSQYAQSIDVASKSSSIPILSLGSSSSLFTPSSTPSKNSYGTYKPGSTLGATPRQSMFTFNQGGSASIYSQNVFAANQKPGSTTLADSNHRQVSGQVGDYQPSYVASSGPIPILYSSNQGGSASIYSQNVLAANQKPGSTTPADSNHRQVSGQVGDYQPSYVASSGPISILYSSNQGGSASIYSQNVLAANQKPGSTTPADSNHRQVSGQVGDYQPSYVASSGPISILYSSNQGGSASIYSQNVLAANQKPGSTTPADSNHRQVSGQVGDYQPSYVASSGPIPILYSSNQGGSASIYSQNVLAANQKPGSTTPADSNHRQVSGQVGDYQPTYVASSGPIPILYSSNQGGSASIYSQNVLAANQKPGSTTPADSNHRQVSGQVGDYQPSYVASSGPIPILYSSNQGGSASIYSQNVLAANQKPGSTTPADSNHRQVSGQVGDYQPSYVASSGPIPILYSSNQGGSASIYSQNVLAANQKPGSTTPADSNHRQVSGQVGDYQPSYVASSGPISILYSSDMSAWSSRTF; encoded by the exons ATGGCTTTTGGAATTAATTTGTG GATCGTGTTGCTTTGCTCCATATTCTCAGAACATTTAAGATCTGCTTGTGCTCCACATG ATGCCCAGAGATTAAGAGGCTACATGTATTCTGGCTCTTCCCAAGTGGAAGATGAACAGAAACAACCAGGTGACGGCTATCCTCAGGATCCAATCAAACCAACTTTTAGTACTTCAAGATCTGTCCAGAGTGATGCTACTCGTAGAGAGACTGGCCCCAACACCCATAACCAGGAACTATCCCGCAGAGGCTCAGCTTCAAGCTCTATCCAGCCTGCCCCAAGAATGTTAGGCCTCTCTGGCTCTATAGCCAGTAGTATCTCTGTCAGCCACAACAAGCGTCACACCCGTGCCAGTATAACCTCAGGCCAAAGTGTCACCAGCCCTAGTGCAGTGAAGATGGTTTCAAGTTGGGAAGCAAAGGGAATCCAGCCCAAAACTGTCCCATTACAGCCTCGTTCAAGCAACTCTGGATCTGTTCAGAATTTCCTGGGAAGCCATTTATTCAAAGCAACCCCCCAGAATTCTGTGGCACAAAGTGGAATCTACCAGTCCGCAAGGGAAATGGCTTCCACCCCTTACCTTCAAGCTCCCTCACGTGGTTCTTCAGGAACTTCATTTAGACCAGGTCCTCTGCATTTTGGGTCTACTGAAG ATGGGAGTGCAACAAATGGGTACAAGCCCAGCTTCTCTCAATATGTCAAGCCATACCAGAGTAGATATGCCTCCGCCAGTAGTGGTTCAACTTCTAGTCAATATGCCCAGAGTATAGATGTTGCCTCCAAAAGCAGCAGTATCCCTATACTTAGCCTGGGGTCTAGCTCCAGTCTCTTTACCCCGAGTTCTACGCCTAGTAAAAACTCTTATGGAACCTACAAGCCTGGCTCTACCCTTGGTGCAACACCACGCCAGAGCATGTTTACCTTTAACCAGGGTGGCAGTGCTTCAATCTACAGCCAGAATGTCTTTGCCGCCAACCAGAAGCCAGGTAGCACTACACTTGCCGACAGCAACCACAGACAAGTCTCTGGTCAGGTGGGGGACTACCAGCCTAGTTATGTTGCCAGTAGTGGGCCAATCCCCATCCTCTACAGTTCTAACCAGGGTGGCAGTGCTTCAATCTACAGCCAGAATGTCCTTGCCGCCAACCAGAAGCCAGGTAGCACTACACCTGCCGACAGCAACCACAGACAAGTCTCTGGTCAGGTGGGGGACTACCAGCCTAGTTATGTTGCCAGTAGTGGGCCAATCTCCATCCTCTACAGTTCTAACCAGGGTGGCAGTGCTTCAATCTACAGCCAGAATGTCCTTGCCGCCAACCAGAAGCCAGGTAGCACTACACCTGCCGACAGCAACCACAGACAAGTCTCTGGTCAG GTGGGGGACTACCAGCCTAGTTATGTTGCCAGTAGTGGGCCAATCTCCATCCTCTACAGTTCTAACCAGGGTGGCAGTGCTTCAATCTACAGCCAGAATGTCCTTGCCGCCAACCAGAAGCCAGGTAGCACTACACCTGCCGACAGCAACCACAGACAAGTCTCTGGTCAGGTGGGGGACTACCAGCCTAGTTATGTTGCCAGTAGTGGGCCAATCCCCATCCTCTACAGTTCTAACCAGGGTGGCAGTGCTTCAATCTACAGCCAGAATGTCCTTGCCGCCAACCAGAAGCCAGGTAGCACTACACCTGCCGACAGCAACCACAGACAAGTCTCTGGTCAG GTGGGGGACTACCAGCCTACTTATGTTGCCAGTAGTGGGCCAATCCCCATCCTCTACAGTTCTAACCAGGGTGGCAGTGCTTCAATCTACAGCCAGAATGTCCTTGCCGCCAACCAGAAGCCAGGTAGCACTACACCTGCCGACAGCAACCACAGACAAGTCTCTGGTCAGGTGGGGGACTACCAGCCTAGTTATGTTGCCAGTAGTGGGCCAATCCCCATCCTCTACAGTTCTAACCAGGGTGGCAGTGCTTCAATCTACAGCCAGAATGTCCTTGCCGCCAACCAGAAGCCAGGTAGCACTACACCTGCCGACAGCAACCACAGACAAGTCTCTGGTCAG GTGGGGGACTACCAGCCTAGTTATGTTGCCAGTAGTGGGCCAATCCCCATCCTCTACAGTTCTAACCAGGGTGGCAGTGCTTCAATCTACAGCCAGAATGTCCTTGCCGCCAACCAGAAGCCAG GTAGCACTACACCTGCCGACAGCAACCACAGACAAGTCTCTGGTCAG GTGGGGGACTACCAGCCTAGTTATGTTGCCAGTAGTGGGCCAATCTCCATCCTCTACAGTTCTGACATGTCTGCTTGGTCCAGCAGGACTTTTTGA